From one Nitrospira sp. MA-1 genomic stretch:
- a CDS encoding chemotaxis response regulator CheY gives MIDTGMKVLVVDDMSTMRRIVKNVLRQIGFSDIMEAENGQDALTKLKGGGFGLVVSDWNMPVMQGIELLRAVRSDAELKTLPFLMVTAEAQKENLIEAVQAGVSNYVVKPFTAEVLQGKLEKIFANVQPAKTS, from the coding sequence ATGATTGATACCGGGATGAAAGTGTTGGTGGTGGACGATATGTCTACCATGCGTCGGATTGTCAAAAATGTGTTACGTCAAATCGGCTTTTCGGACATCATGGAAGCCGAAAACGGGCAGGATGCTTTGACGAAATTGAAGGGCGGTGGTTTTGGTTTGGTGGTGTCGGATTGGAATATGCCGGTGATGCAAGGTATTGAGCTTTTGCGGGCGGTTCGAAGCGATGCAGAATTAAAAACGCTCCCGTTTTTAATGGTGACTGCTGAGGCGCAAAAGGAAAATTTAATCGAAGCAGTCCAAGCCGGGGTCAGTAACTACGTCGTTAAGCCATTTACCGCGGAAGTCTTGCAAGGAAAATTAGAAAAAATATTTGCAAATGTTCAGCCGGCCAAAACGTCATAG